In one Gemmatimonadaceae bacterium genomic region, the following are encoded:
- a CDS encoding RNA polymerase sigma factor RpoD/SigA, whose protein sequence is MAVTGNKKASFDEGSLDQYLRDISAYPLIDREEEVRLAQRIRVGDGDALDKLVRSNLRFVVSVAKKYQNQGVALADLINEGNLGLIRAAHKFDETKGIKFISYAVWWIRQAILQALAEQSRIVRVPLNRAGTLHRIGKRANALLQELGREPTHEEIAEEMDISEEEVAKTISISQTHLSLDAPLTPGEDNKLLDYLPDNLNPTPDEQTFEKALTEAIEESLSSLKEREAKILRLYFGLDGEEPMTLEQIGSLLGITRERVRQIKEKALSRLRHVSRARALESFLG, encoded by the coding sequence ATGGCCGTAACCGGCAACAAGAAGGCGTCGTTCGACGAAGGGTCGCTCGACCAGTACCTCCGCGATATCAGCGCGTATCCGCTCATCGATCGCGAAGAGGAAGTGCGATTGGCGCAGCGGATTCGCGTCGGCGACGGCGATGCGCTGGACAAGCTGGTGCGATCCAATCTCCGGTTCGTCGTCTCGGTCGCAAAAAAGTATCAGAATCAGGGCGTGGCGCTGGCCGACCTGATCAACGAGGGGAACCTCGGGCTCATCCGAGCGGCGCACAAGTTCGACGAGACGAAGGGTATCAAGTTCATCTCGTACGCGGTGTGGTGGATTCGGCAAGCGATTCTACAGGCGCTGGCGGAACAGTCGCGCATCGTGCGCGTGCCCTTGAACCGCGCGGGAACGCTGCACCGCATTGGCAAGCGCGCGAACGCGCTGCTCCAAGAGTTAGGCCGCGAGCCGACGCACGAGGAGATCGCGGAGGAAATGGACATCAGCGAGGAAGAGGTCGCGAAGACGATCTCGATCTCGCAGACCCACCTCTCGCTCGATGCGCCGCTCACGCCGGGCGAAGACAACAAGCTCCTCGACTATCTCCCCGACAATCTGAATCCGACGCCCGACGAGCAGACCTTCGAGAAGGCGCTCACGGAGGCGATCGAGGAATCGCTGTCGTCGCTCAAGGAGCGCGAGGCGAAGATCCTCCGGTTGTACTTCGGGCTGGACGGCGAGGAGCCGATGACGCTGGAGCAGATCGGCTCTCTGTTAGGCATCACGCGCGAGCGGGTGCGGCAGATCAAGGAGAAGGCCCTGTCCCGTCTGCGACACGTGTCGCGCGCGCGGGCGCTGGAGTCGTTCCTGGGCTAG
- a CDS encoding CopG family transcriptional regulator, translating to MKTVSFKVTAEVDDALTKLARARNTSRSSLVREALAAYTVAGRASVTAAVDAVTSGVNGPRDLSSNPKHMARYGK from the coding sequence ATGAAGACCGTATCTTTCAAAGTGACCGCGGAGGTAGACGACGCGCTCACCAAGCTCGCGCGGGCACGGAACACCAGCCGGTCGTCGCTGGTCCGCGAGGCGCTCGCAGCGTACACGGTGGCTGGGCGCGCCTCGGTCACGGCGGCCGTCGATGCGGTCACGTCCGGCGTGAACGGGCCGCGCGACCTGTCGTCCAATCCCAAGCACATGGCGCGCTACGGGAAGTGA
- a CDS encoding PIN domain-containing protein, whose amino-acid sequence MTRVLLDTGPLVALLNRRDRYHSWARSVLDTVTPPVFTCEAVLSEACFLMSRVDDGADAILALVAADIIRVEFQIGAEIAPVRRLVDRYANVPMSLADACLVRMSELELQSVVLTLDRDFKRYRRNRRHVVPVITPR is encoded by the coding sequence GTGACCCGCGTTCTCCTCGACACGGGTCCCCTCGTCGCGCTGCTCAATCGGCGCGATCGCTATCACTCGTGGGCGCGGTCGGTGCTCGATACGGTGACCCCGCCGGTGTTCACGTGCGAGGCGGTGCTGTCCGAAGCCTGCTTTCTCATGTCGCGCGTGGACGACGGCGCCGACGCAATCCTCGCCCTCGTTGCCGCGGACATCATCCGCGTCGAGTTCCAGATCGGCGCCGAGATCGCTCCGGTCCGGCGTCTCGTCGACCGGTACGCGAACGTGCCCATGTCGCTCGCCGATGCCTGTCTCGTCCGGATGAGCGAGCTCGAATTGCAGAGCGTGGTGCTCACGCTGGATCGCGACTTCAAGCGATACCGCCGCAATCGCCGGCACGTCGTGCCGGTGATCACGCCGCGCTAG